The DNA sequence CGCCGACTGGGAAAAGCAATGTTCGTTGGATCTAGTCACCGTCCCTGTCGGTCTGGGGTGTACACCGGCCTGGTCTTTAACCTCAATTCAGAGGCCAGGTCTTAAATAACGGGACCAGACCCGCTCGTGCACGATTTTCGGCATACGACTTTCATATGACAGAGACGGGTATTTTAGATCCCGGTTCGAAGGACCAATTGTTACGGGAATTAAATTCCgatatgttttaatacccaattaaattaaacactctgtccactcctaagaatttgtaagactaTTATTTGcctaaaatggacagagaccagtctcaaaaccAATCtgtagcgtttattctcgagagtactgaacacgatacagtttaccacaggttataaactgaaaatgacgtcctTAGTTTTTCGAACTGTCCcgtctcttctcccaccctggtacaaaggcagtatctcaagccttcccacatcgtatccgaccaatttaatataatttatgacCGAGACAAGGTctccctgtgtagataagcattctagccagtctgacgataagttcattcatttctaccaaggaacagacagtcattgttctaattcttgattatatttacccacattatattcagtactaggattcaaatcaaattcatacatctatacagtgacataatagtattctgattagtcagtcctgattgaaatgtatacataattagtcattatttatttaaaaaaatcccttaacagtcccccctttcctgctataatagcctccactcttctgggaaggctttccactagatgttggaacattgctgcagggacttgcttccattcagccagaagagcattagtgaggttgggcactgatgttgggcgattaggcctagctcacagtcggcattccaattcatcccaaaggtgttcgatggggttgatgtcagggctctgtgcacatcagtcaagttcttccacaccgatctcgtcaaaccgtttctgtatggacctcactttgtgcatgggggcattgtaatgctgaaacaggacagagccttccccaaacttgtgccacaaagttggaagcacagaattatcTGAATGCagaatgctgtagcgttaagattttccttcactggaactaaggagccaaGCCTGAACCATTCCACTTCCACCAAAATTTacggttggcactatgcattggacaGGTAGCATTtacctggcatccgccaaacccagattcatcagtCGGACTGCCAGGgggtgaaacgtgattcatcaatACAGataacacgtttccactgctacggtccaatggcggtgagctttacaccactctagccttggcattgcgcatggtgatcttaggcttgtgtgcgggtactcggccatggaaacccatttcatgaagctcctgatggacagttattgtgctgacgttgcttccagaggcagtgtggaacttggtagtgagtgttgcaaccgaggacagcgGATTTTAcacgctatgcgcttcagcattCAGCGGTCccgctctgtgagcttgtgtggcctaccacttcacagctgagacgttgttgctcctaggcctttccacttcacaataacagcacttacagttgaccggggcagctctggcagggcagacatttcacaaactgacttgttggaaaggtggcatcctatgacggtaccacgtttacagtcactgagctcttcagtaagaaccattctactgtcaatgtttgtttatggagattgtatggctgtgttcTCGATTTTACTTCCCTgtaagcaacgggtgtggctgaaatagccaaatccacaaatttgaaggcgtgtccacacattttagtatatatagtgtatagacATTAAATCAAATAGCCTAGTACAAACACTAAAACTTTTCAAATCAAAAGGCTAATGCACAGAACAATGTGGACAGTTGGGTGCATCTCAAATTCAGTACCATTGGACAGCAagataataaactaaagcacTGATCATCAGGAATGAGATCAGAATGAGTGCTAAGGCCTACATTTGAACACAACCGCGGAAGCTACAGGCATTTGTGGTGCTCACCaagagggatgtaaacacatttgtggtgctcaccaacagggatgcaaacacatttgtggtgctcaccaacagggatgtaaacacatttgtggtgctcaccattagggatgtaaacacatttgtggtgctcaccaacagggatgtaaacacatttgtggtgctcaccaacagggatgtaaacacatttgtggtgctcaccaacagggatgtaaacacatttgtggtgctcaccaacagggatgtaaacacatttgtggtgctcaccaacagggatgtaaacacatttgtggtgctcaccaacagggatgtaaacacatttgtggtgctcaccaacagggatgtaaacacatttgtggtgctcaccaacagggatgtaaacacatttgtggtgctcaccaacagggatgtaaacacatttgtggtgctcaccaacagggatgtaaacacatttgtggtgctcaccaacagggatgtaaacacatttgtggtgctcaccaacagggatgtaaacacatttgtgctcaGATTTTGCTTTTtctgagtatggaacatttccggcatcttttatttcagctcatgaaacatgggaccaacactttacatgttgtgttcatatttttgttcagtatatttaggaTGCAAGTATGGGTATTCAGACCTTGAGGGGAGTGTCCACAGAAACTACTTGACACGTTCTATAGATACTGATAAAGACAACTTGAAGTCAGTTTACTTTTGAGGTTAAAGAACACAAGTTATGTTTTGTGGATACAATGTGTCAGAGGTCTCTTCTGTCAACAAACATAAATTTTTAAACTGTAGCAAATGGAACTCTATGTATTTGCCACTTCAACATTTATTAACAAATGCAATGCTTGAGTCATGAAGTCCTCGGGAAGAATAATCTCTAGTCACTCAAAAGCCAGAGATGTGGATCTGATTACAAATTAAATGAAAAGCTGCCATACCTTTGTAGATTTGTCAGTAGCACCATGGGTAGTGAACCTCATTTGATCAATTTAAAGGAGAGATGAGACATACTAACCCATTGAGGGTGGGTGGTTGGGGAAGCAGATCTCCACTCAAATCTTAAAAAAGAAATGACAAAACTTTTGGAGAGCAAATTAAATTGTGGGTCGACTTCTGGCTTAGACGACACATGATATACAAATATAGGACTATGATGAATGTTGTATTTTAATGAAGTATCTGTATATGCAGGGCTAAGGTGACTTCTGTTAGTTATGCTTCCCTCTATTCAAGAAGAGGTTTTCAGACTTTTACAGAGATTGGAAATGTATTCTGTCTTTGGAATGTGTAAACTGACCTTTAACCTCGTGGCAGAGGGATTATTGGGATCCAGCCTGACCTGTTCTTCCTCCCACTGTCTGCACTGAAGATAGTTTtatgtttcaaatattttttattgaacacacaagaatggtgtataggtatacaagacaggtatacaattctcatctaaacataaaagagcagacagaaacaacaataccCAGAGTTCAAGGTACAGAGTTCAAGGtacaaaacaaataatacaaaacacgacATACAGAACAAGGACATGTAGAAAGAAAGAGGGTAGATGTCACCCCCCCCTTTAGTACCCCctatccccccccctcccaactGCTCACGTGGCAAGGCCAGCACATCAAAGGTAGATTAATATATTACAATTGAGAGTGCGTTAAGGcaaaatgggaggaagaactagggactgacatttcggtggcagactgggaagagagcttGGAGTATATCCACACATGCTCCATTAACTCCAGACATCGTCTCATACAATTCAAGGTATTAGACAGATTACACTATTCCAAAACTAAACTGCATAGGATATTTCCTGATACATCCCCTTTGTGTGATAAATGATAGGCTacgcagggtacactactccactGCTTTGCCCTATGCTCTAGCTTACTTGGTTATTGGTGTGGAATTTTTGGGATCCTCTCTGAATTTTTGGAGACTTCAATAGACCCAGACCCTCTTCTGATAATCCTGGGAGTGTCTGAGTCCCTAAACGGATTAACCAACCCCCCAAAACAACTAATCTCTTACGGTCTCATTTCGGCAAAAAAACGaatcttgttgttttggaaaaggagggaagtgccctctaccaaattatggctcagtgaattggcaaacactgtacacttagaaagaattagatatattctgaacaataaattatcaacatttgatcaaatctggCAGCCTTTCCTCTCCTACTTGGACGAGTCGGCGCTGTGAATTTGTACTTATTAATGGCATCTGCACTGAAGATAGTTTTACCAGACCATTTACCTGATCATCATTGACTCACActaaacaaataaaacattagATGTGGAACACCTTCAAGTGTCTAAAAAGTTATTATATATGATTGGAGATGTAAATATGTGTCAATCAGTAATTTATTATCGTTTTTATATGATATTTATAGAGTTTTCAAAGTATATAGACAACGGAGGGGGATTTCTGAAGATCTTTAGTAACACAATCAAATCCCAAATATGATTAGATTTAACCTCATTCTATCTATGTAACCCTCACCATCCCTTTGGTGATGCAATAAAGTTTACATGTGTTCATCTGGTCTATCAGCCTAATTCCATTTCGCCGGGCGTATAAATGCCTTTCGATGTATTACCTTTTTTGGAAAGACCAGGACTCAAATCATATGGAGAGTTTGTCAATGACCTGCAGGTGAGATCATGTGAGTTTCACAATTGTATGTAGACAGACCTGCTGGAGTTGCATTGTTTAGCTCCTCCTCTGAGGTTGTAACATCCCTCTTCTCATCTTGCTCCAATAGGGTGGTGTGGGGAGGTTATACAAATAGCATTCATTGGAGTTCTGTTGTTGTGGAAGTTCTCTGAGCACACACACTTGTTCCATAACGGAGCATTGGTGTGTTGTATTTTTAGCCCAGTATAAGGTGTATGAGCTCAGTCTGAAGATGTCTCTTATAAAAGGTCTTCTACAGACATCAAGCACAGTGACACTGCTGGGTACTGTGCTGTTTCTACTGGTCCTCTACCTCCGCTCCTCTGGTTCCAGCTCTGAGGAACAGGGGAAGGAGCCTCCAGGACCGAGGCCGCTGCCCCTGCTTGGTAACATGCTCCAGCTGGACCTCAAGAAGCCCTACTGCACTCTCTGCGAGGTAAGATGAAGTCATCCTTTGCTTTCAGAACAAAACATGTTGATGTTGATTTGATCTGTGAGATTTGATCTGTTTTATCTCACTTATATAGTTTTTTTGCTGTTTCACCAGGTTTGAAAAGTTCAGTAAGCAAACTGATGAATGAACTCTGGCACATTGTATATGCTTTTAGCTGGTTAATGTTGTTTAGTGTTCTATTCTGTAGTGTATTTCAATAGATATATATGTCCTGCccaagtagcctggtcccagatgtttTTTGTTGGGAACCAGGCTATGGACAAAATACTTTGTGACAGTGACCAATGTGTTGCAAGGAAAGCGATGAGGTCACTTTAGAATATTGAaagtaaagggggatacctggtcattTGTACAACTGAACTCATTCAACTGAaacgtgtcttccgcatttaacccaacccctctgaatcagagagagtgcaggaggctgccataatcgacatccacgtcttcggcgcccgagAATATCCCTTCAGGGATCTTGTTataacagacctgggttcaaatacatagTGTACTTAAGTATTTGACATTTTgtgtttgactattttctaatACACAGCCAAAAACAACTACATCAAATAAAAACAACAAGTAGTTGTAAATACATGCCACTTGTAACATAGGTGCAGTTAATGACCGGTGCAGTTAATGACATGACCAGACAAACAATACTATCTGATGACGGATTATAAAATAGTGCTTTTTAAAGGGTAGGTAATCAAGGGagtaatgaagtccaggtgtgactgatgatgagtcgcaggtgtgcgtaatgatggttgccatgTGTGCATAAAGATGGGTTGCcatgtgtgcgtaatgatggttgccaggtgtgcataatgatggttgccaggtgtgcataatgatggttgccaggtgtgcataatgatgggttgccaggtgtgcataatgatggttgccaggtgtgcacaatgatggttgccaggtgtgcaatAAGTTGGGTTGCCATGTGTacataatgatggttgccaggtgtgcaatAAGATGGGTTGCCATGTGTacataatgatgggttgccaggtgtgcataaagatgggttgccaggtgtgaataaagatgggttgccaggtgtgcataaagatgggttgccaggtgtgaataaagatgggttgccaggtgtgcataaagatgggttgccaggtgtgcataaagatgggttgccaggtgtgaataaagatgggttgccaggtgtgcataaagatgggttgccaggtgtgcataaagatgggttgccaggaccagtGATTAGTAGACCGGTGACATTGGGAGTGGGAGCTCGACaccaatactttccaaatgtatttcCAATAAAAAACTTTGTCTAAATATTAATTGTTTGTAAGTACTTCAATTACATTGACTGGTATTTGAACGTAGGTCTGACATCAAGTGTAAACCACTGTCTTCATGCTATTTCTTGACTGAAACGTGTTAAACAAGTTGTATGTGATGTCCAGTTTTGTGCTTAGTCATATAATATAACGAGACATAACTGAGTCTATGGTGTACTTTATGTAAACTTTATCTGTCCAGCTCTCCAAGAAATATGGTTCCATCTTCACGGTTCACTTTGGACCCAAGAAAGTGGTTGTTCTGGCAGGATACAAGATGGTCAAGCAGGCGCTGGTCAACCAGGCAGAGGACTTTGGGGACAGggacatcactcctgtgttctatgATTTCAACCAAGGACATGGTAATGATATTTTACTCTTATGCTGGCTATGTCCtattcttaaagggatagttcacccaaatgacaacCTGTCTTATTGATTTCCTTAATCTGAAGCAGTCTATGAATAAGCTAAAACAGTTTGTTCTCCAATGTATGTGTTGGCCACAAATAtgagtataggatgagtcaacaacattgtGGGTATGAGTTAACAAATTATGAACTTTTAAAGAGAGATTTTCACCTAACCGTTACTTTAAATACACTTTATTGAGCTACACAATCGATTTCAGACACTTAGAGATGAGTTGGAAATGAAATGCATTACAATCTGTTGAAAGTCTTATTCTAGCCTGATGGAACAAGTCTGATTGCTGCATTCACCATTCTGTTTTACTGCATGTATATCAGCCTGCCCTTTATCCAATAGATTGGCTTTTGGAATAAGCCAGAAAATGTCTGGTCCAATCAGTGCCCTCGCAGAAACAGTGGTTGGGTTTACAAACAATGTTGCCAAATACTGTGTTTGAATTAGGCTGTCCTCTGATTGGTTGAAAGTGATCCAATAGCTGACAAGTGAATTTTTAATAATACCACTAATTTCTGACATTtgagactagaatggtgaatgtaaagatcagactagaatggtggaTGCAGAggtcaggctagaatggtgaatgtaaagatcaggctagaatggtgaatgcagaaatcaggctagaatggtgaatgcagagatcaggctagaatgatgaatgcagagatcaggctagaatggtgaatgtaAAGATCAGGCTAGAAgtgtgaatgcagagatcaggctagaatggtgaatgcagagatcaggctagaatggtgaatgcagagatcaggctgtCATCCTCTGCAAATAATATAAATGTCTAAAATAGTTACAGATGATCATGACCAGAAAGGATGCAGAGATACTTTGGCagattatgtatatatatatatatatatatatatatatatatatatatatatatatatatatgtgtgtgtgtgtgtgtgtgtgtgtgtgtgtgtgtgtgtgtgtgtgtgtgtgtgtgtgtgtgtgtgtgtgtgtgtgtgtgtgtgtgtgtgtgtgtgtgtacatgatcaTTATTAAATGGCATATTATAGTAAATATAATTTATTAATATTACACTTTGAATTGTCATGGAAACAAACTACGTTCTCTACAGGGATTCTGTTTACCAATGGAGACTCATGGAAAGAGATGAGGCGCTTTGCCCTGACAAACCTTAGAGACTTTGGGATGGGCAAGAAAGGGAGTGAGGAGAAAATCTTAGAGGAAATCCCCTACCTGATTGAAGTGTTGGAAAAACATGAGggtaggacagcagagtccctgcccaacttccccctgaagctaggacagcagagtccctgcccatcttccccctgaagctaggacagcagagtccctgcccaacttccccctgaagctaggacagcagagtccctgtccatcttccccctgaagctaggacagcagagtccctgtccatttTCCCGctgaagctaggacagtagagtccctgcccatcttccccctgaagctaggagagcagagtccctgcccatcttccccctgaagctaggacagcagagtccctgcccatcttccccctgaagctaggacagcagagtccctgcccatcttccccctgatacTTTACCTCCTCAAAAAGTATCTTAAATAAACCCCtcgcccccacccccccaaaaaaagttcCTGAACAACAGGtttctagctctgactttgctgataactacttTGAGAAAAGTGCACTTACTATGTCTGTGACATGTGATTGTCCCAccaagctatcttaagatgaacgcACTAACTGtgaatcgctctggataagagcgtctgctaaattgcTAAAATATTTTGTACAATTAATTATATCATTGtaattattatatataatatGGTTACATAATAACTAGTGATTGGCACCGATATACAAAATTATATCAATATCAGTACCATTTTTGTGATTCCTTATCGTATCGGTTTGCATAAAATATTTTGCACCTGTGTATGTTCACTTTTCTGTTCACTTCCATGGCTCTTTGAAGTTCAGACAACTGTTAGCAGATTGTCCGTTGGGCCAGGCGTGAATATTCTGGTATTATAATATTGTATTCATACTTGTTAGTTAGGGAGGCCTATATTATAGGACCATCAACAGGCAATTAATTAAATATGCTAAATTTAATTTGAGGGTTTTGTGTATGCAGGAAAAGTAATGTGTTCTTTTTACagaatagtaaaaataataaaCTGACATTACAATATGCCTTGCTCATATCGATATCAAATAATATTGAATATCACTATTGGTGCTCACAACTAATAATTACATATTTATGTGCATCACATTTGTATTTAATGATCTAATCATAGTTGTGGTGTGTTATAATTAATATAATATTGTTTTATGTGTATTCTACCTGAATCTCTGTGTAGATGTACAACATGTTTCCCTGGTTGGGTCCGTGGATAAACAACCTGACACGTCTGAAAAAGAATGTTGCTGATTTGAAGATGGAGGTGACAGAGCTGGCGAGGGGCCTGAAGGAGACTCTGAACCCTCATATGTGTAGAGGCTTTGTGGACTCGTTCCTCGTCCGAAAGAAGACCCTGGAGGTATGAAGACTTCATGCAGAATCTGCATCTCACTCATTCATAACAATTAATAGCGATTAATATTGCTCAGTATGACTATACAGAATAGAATTAATCAATAAGgtcagagggggtgtggtatctGGTCAATTTACCACAGCTGAGGCACTATATGACGTGAAGTGCAGTGCCTGTATACAGTccttgtatattggccatattccaCAAAACCCAGAGGTGCCTTGCTGGTGTTATAAACTTgataccaacataattagaacagtaaataaATTATTTTGCGCCACACTAGTGGTATATTGTCTAAGTTACCAAGACATTCGGATAATCAGTATCCAGGAACCAAACTGCCGGGTTTATAATcggaaattgttttttttctaggtggctcccatttggctatagtgtttccaagcgtgtggaagagagcgcgttctttggtatttttctccggtaaagacaataacgattctccgtcttaaatgttattgtttatttacgtattagggtacctaaggtttgattataaacgttgtttgacttgtttggaaaagtttattagtaatgtttgtgattcattttgtatgcattttgatggagggaaactgggtggattattgactgaagcgtgccagctaaactgagcTTTTATTGATataaaggacattatcgaacaaaaggaccatttgtgatgtaactaccgtcccacctgcccataagacgttttaatatatgtagccttagaaataaggttaatacaattaataacttgctaacatcagatatgtattcatatattagccatttatGAGACTCACATCGATAATTCATTTGATACATCATTAGCAATACAAtgatataacatctacagaagacACAGGAATGCATATGGGGGAGTTGTTGCTGtacatattcagagccatatccctgtaatgcttatagAGGATCTCGTGTTAttaaagtgttgtggttgcaggttcacctgcctcctctaaaGCCTATTTTAGTGTAGCTCCTATAGGCCACCGAGTTCTAACTGTCAGTATCCAGATAATGTGTGTGAAATTCTTGatgggggctcctgagtggcgcagaggtctaaggcactgcatctcagtgctagaggcat is a window from the Oncorhynchus kisutch isolate 150728-3 unplaced genomic scaffold, Okis_V2 Okis06b-Okis10b_hom, whole genome shotgun sequence genome containing:
- the LOC116359861 gene encoding cytochrome P450 2K1-like; translation: MSLIKGLLQTSSTVTLLGTVLFLLVLYLRSSGSSSEEQGKEPPGPRPLPLLGNMLQLDLKKPYCTLCELSKKYGSIFTVHFGPKKVVVLAGYKMVKQALVNQAEDFGDRDITPVFYDFNQGHGILFTNGDSWKEMRRFALTNLRDFGMGKKGSEEKILEEIPYLIEVLEKHEGRTADILNKPLAPTPPKKVPEQQVSSSDFADNYFEKMIGTDIQNYINISTIFVIPYRIGLHKIFCTCVCSLFCSLPWLFEVQTTVSRLSVGPGVNILMYNMFPWLGPWINNLTRLKKNVADLKMEVTELARGLKETLNPHMCRGFVDSFLVRKKTLEESGKMDSFYHDDNLFFSVGNLFGAGTDTTGTTLRWGLLLMAKYPHIQDQVQEEISRVIGSRQTLVEDRKNLPYTNAVIHETQRLANIAPMAVPHTTSRDVTFQGYFIKKGTSVIPLLTSVLQDDSEWESPHTFNPSHFLDEQGGFVKRDAFMAFSAGRRVCLGEGLARMELFLFFTSLLQRFRFSPPPGVTEYDLDLTPLPGFTLHPSPHQLCAVSRV